The following proteins are encoded in a genomic region of Candidatus Margulisiibacteriota bacterium:
- a CDS encoding NAD+ synthase: protein MKLALAQINPTVGDLEGNARKIIDHINRAKVGAADLIIFPELALTGYPPEDLLLKPQFIDDNLSWLKGVAAAAKGIAVCLGFVDKRGRKLYNAAAFLADGKIKTIYHKANLPNYSVFDEKRYFAEGDKPAIVNYRGTKIGLLICEDLWVDPGPYLTEARQGARLILNINASPYHCGKVREREKLVRARAKRTGAYVVYVNMVGGQDELVFDGGSMVASPRGKLIAAAGQYREELLFVDLKDGGKVSPWLDDEEEVYNALLLGVKDYVNKNGFSEVVIGLSGGIDSALTLAIAADALGPERVHAIFMPSDYTSRQSCTDAKEAAFRLGAKMETLPIKEPFKRTLSELRPLFKGRPENIAEENLQARIRGNYLMALSNKFGWLVLTTGNKSEMSAGYCTLYGDMAGGYAVLKDVPKTLVYRLVDWRNAQREVIPGSIIDRPPTAELKPNQKDQDTLPEYELLDRIIKEYVEENKSVAEIVKLGCPRETVARVAGMIDRAEYKRRQAPPGPRITSRAFGKDWRLPITNKYKEKVK from the coding sequence ATGAAACTGGCTTTAGCCCAGATCAACCCAACCGTTGGCGACCTTGAAGGGAATGCCCGGAAAATCATTGACCATATAAACCGGGCTAAAGTTGGTGCGGCCGATCTGATAATTTTCCCGGAGCTCGCCCTGACCGGTTATCCTCCCGAAGACCTTCTTTTAAAACCGCAATTTATTGATGACAACCTGTCCTGGCTAAAAGGTGTTGCCGCTGCCGCCAAAGGGATCGCGGTCTGTCTGGGTTTTGTCGATAAACGAGGACGCAAACTCTATAACGCCGCCGCTTTTCTTGCTGATGGTAAGATCAAAACGATCTATCACAAAGCAAATTTGCCAAATTATTCGGTCTTTGATGAAAAAAGATATTTTGCGGAGGGGGACAAGCCGGCAATCGTCAATTATCGGGGAACAAAGATCGGACTTCTCATCTGTGAAGACCTTTGGGTCGATCCGGGGCCGTATCTGACCGAAGCCCGTCAGGGAGCCAGGCTTATTCTCAACATTAACGCTTCGCCATATCATTGCGGGAAGGTCCGCGAACGGGAAAAGCTGGTCAGGGCCAGAGCGAAACGGACCGGCGCTTATGTCGTGTATGTGAACATGGTCGGCGGTCAGGACGAGCTGGTCTTTGACGGCGGAAGTATGGTCGCTTCCCCGCGAGGGAAGTTGATCGCGGCCGCCGGACAATATCGCGAAGAGCTGCTTTTTGTTGATTTAAAAGATGGGGGAAAGGTTTCTCCCTGGCTGGACGATGAGGAAGAGGTTTATAACGCTCTTCTCCTTGGAGTTAAGGATTATGTTAATAAAAACGGTTTTTCCGAAGTAGTGATCGGATTGTCGGGCGGGATCGACTCTGCTTTGACTTTGGCGATCGCGGCCGACGCTCTGGGGCCGGAGCGGGTCCATGCCATTTTTATGCCTTCTGATTACACCTCCAGGCAGAGTTGTACCGACGCGAAAGAAGCTGCTTTCCGTCTTGGAGCAAAAATGGAAACACTGCCGATCAAAGAGCCGTTTAAACGGACCTTGAGCGAGCTTCGGCCGTTGTTTAAAGGCCGGCCGGAGAACATTGCCGAAGAGAACCTGCAAGCCAGGATCCGCGGCAATTACCTGATGGCCCTGTCCAATAAATTTGGCTGGCTGGTCCTGACGACCGGAAATAAGTCTGAAATGTCAGCTGGATATTGCACCCTTTACGGAGATATGGCCGGTGGATACGCGGTACTTAAGGATGTGCCAAAAACCCTGGTTTACCGGTTAGTGGACTGGCGCAATGCCCAGCGGGAAGTAATTCCCGGATCAATTATTGATCGGCCGCCGACCGCCGAGCTTAAGCCAAACCAGAAGGACCAGGACACCCTTCCCGAATATGAACTGCTCGACCGGATCATCAAGGAGTATGTTGAAGAAAACAAAAGTGTGGCGGAAATTGTTAAACTTGGTTGTCCAAGAGAGACGGTGGCTAGAGTAGCCGGTATGATCGATCGGGCCGAATATAAGCGCCGCCAGGCGCCGCCCGGGCCCCGGATAACCTCGCGGGCTTTTGGGAAGGATTGGCGGCTACCGATAACAAATAAATACAAGGAAAAGGTGAAATAA